In a genomic window of Physeter macrocephalus isolate SW-GA chromosome 14, ASM283717v5, whole genome shotgun sequence:
- the TAX1BP3 gene encoding tax1-binding protein 3: protein MSYVPGQPVTAVVQRVEIHKLRQGENLILGFSIGGGIDQDPSQNPFSEDKTDKGIYVTRVSEGGPAEIAGLQIGDKIMQVNGWDMTMVTHDQARKRLTKRSEEVVRLLVTRQSLQKAVQQSMLS from the exons ATGTCCTACGTCCCGGGCCAGCCGGTCACCGCCGTGGTG CAAAGAGTTGAAATTCACAAGTTGCGTCAAGGTGAGAACTTAATCCTGGGCTTCAGCATTGGAGGTGGAATTGACCAGGATCCCTCCCAGAATCCTTTCTCAGAAGATAAGACGGACAAG GGCATTTACGTCACACGGGTATCCGAAGGAGGCCCTGCGGAAATTGCTGGGCTGCAGATCGGGGACAAGATCATGCAG GTGAACGGCTGGGACATGACCATGGTCACACACGACCAGGCCCGGAAGCGGCTCACCAAGCGCTCGGAGGAGGTGGTACGTCTGCTGGTGACGCGGCAGTCGCTGCAGAAGGCCGTACAGCAGTCCATGCTGTCCTAG
- the EMC6 gene encoding ER membrane protein complex subunit 6, with the protein MAAVVAKREGPPFISEAAVRGNAAVLDYCRTSVSALSGATAGILGLTGLYGFIFYLLASILLSLLLILKAGRRWNKYFKSRRPLFTGGLIGGLFTYVLFWTFLYGMVHVY; encoded by the coding sequence ATGGCCGCTGTGGTGGCCAAGCGGGAGGGGCCGCCGTTCATCAGCGAGGCCGCTGTGCGGGGCAACGCCGCCGTCCTGGATTACTGCCGGACCTCGGTGTCGGCGCTGTCAGGGGCCACGGCCGGCATCCTCGGCCTCACCGGCCTCTACGGCTTCATATTCTACCTGCTCGCCTCCATCCTGCTCTCCCTGCTCTTAATTCTCAAGGCGGGAAGGAGATGGAACAAATATTTTAAGTCGCGAAGACCTCTCTTTACAGGAGGTCTCATCGGAGGCCTCTTCACCTACGTCCTGTTCTGGACATTCCTCTACGGCATGGTGCACGTCTACTGA